The Apostichopus japonicus isolate 1M-3 chromosome 1, ASM3797524v1, whole genome shotgun sequence DNA segment CGACCTTATTCTATAGTAGCATAGCAAGGAGCCTAGCGCAGCAAAATAAATGGTCCTCCAAAGGCGAGGCCCAAGTCACCTTAACCCAACCAACCAACAAAGTATTCTTTACTACGTCTTTACATAATCCATTCGTTACGCCGTGTTCCAGGGTTCCATCGAAGATTTTGTCCCTATTAATATTCTGTTTTGTCTATAATCAATCGGATAGGTATGGCTATTCTGGGAACTGGAAACTACCTGGTGATTGATATTTGATATACTCATTTCAACTCTTTGTGATTCACCACGGTCCGTGCAATGTAGGGACTTACCTTGCACAATGTATAGAAAGCTTGGCAACTCTTTTTATAGTATCTGTATAtctgataaataataaaaacaacttttGATAAAGTAAagttaaataatgaaatatttcaatatatatacaacacacACAAAAGTAAAATTCCATTCTATTGTACCAACTTTCTATGGACTCAAATAGGACTATGTAGGGCCTATGTCTATCAGCCATTGTAAATTACGGGTCCGGGAATTTAACGGTACTTTGACTTTGAAATCAGGTTTCTTGTTGTTCTGcagaaacttgaaaaaaattattgcTTTGGTATGGAGTGATTTGTATGAATCCGATGGTATTCTTTCAAACAAAAGGATATTACAAACTATGGGCATGCAAAATTGGCGGGGGTGTGATCGCATAGCCAAAGGTTAATGATTCAGACACGTAGTTCAAAGTGTTATCCAAATTTTACTTTATTCATACATGATCAAGGTTAGGCTGTACATCAGAGTTTTTTGTACAAGTTTCAAGAAGTTTTTGCCCCAAGCATCCATAATTTTTGGATAATTTTGGTTGTCCCTGATTTTAAATTTGGCGATGCGGTATCCTCCTCAGTACAGGCCTTAATATGTTAATGTTCATCCTTTTTATATAAATTCTAAAATCAACTTGTTATTTGAACTTAATATATACCACATAGCACCACTggatattgttttatttttgtcgAGGATATCTCTATTTTTGTCCAATTTTCCCAACTAGAAATGGTGTACAGTATTGCCGAAGAGGTGACCcttgttaccccccccccacaccccccatCCATGTGCACCATACCTGACTCAAGAAAGAACTAGTCCGAATATGCTAACCTCGATATAAATCATAGATGTATCAAACAAGTCGAGTACACCTCCCACAACCCCACTCGAAGTTCCTGGGGGATTCCATGGCTCTCAAGTGCCACCCTTTAGACGAATCATAAACGTTTCTCGTAAGCCACTCTTACCGCAAAGTAACTTTGAATATTGCATAACGTATAGAAAGTACACAGCTTTTTGAAGTATAGCTATTTATAATTGCCAATATCtgtgttgaatattcaatacaatATGTACATAAATGCATGTGTGCAAATGTGCAAATGTACAGGAATAATAACATAATTAACACTATACAATCACAAAATTATCTCATACTCCAAACTATATATACATCCTTTAatccagggttgtccaacctatgGCCcacgggccacagtccggcccggcgcagggttgcgtccggcccgccagagatgctctacggtgcgaaattttagtgagcagatttattgataacaatctgaagctatataatcaatcattagAACCTttttggtccaaaaaactgcatacaggtaaGTTTGTtagacactctctcagcggacgggggtggggggggggggatatcacGGAGTATCACGAGTTCCTCCAATTTTGCATGCAAGAGTGAATTAAAGTGTTTTAACTAATCGCAGTATAGCCAGTCAGGCCTTTGTTTGTATATGCTCAACTATTTCAAGAATAGTGTATAGCCTAAACCTTTCAAGACTTAAGCAACGTAttattgttaaaaacaaaacaaaagtagtattttttgcTTCCTTTGATAATCGCTCAAGCAGATAGTCATACGCTGAGCTTTATGACGTCAATGACTTGTATGGTAAAACAGGCGCTTAATTAGTGTTCGGAGGGAAAAGCCAAATTTTGTCCCCATTTTAAGGGACTCTATGTTTGCTTATACAACGCTCGTATTGATATAAATTTTCATGACCGCATAAAGGCTCTATCATCCCCTCAGGTTGGTGATGGGGATTGGGTTTACAAAGCGTGACTGACGTCCGTTGTGGTCGACCTCCCGTTaggctcaccccccccccccatttgagAAATTCCTGTTTCGGTAGGGGGTGAGATAAAAAAcggtgctatcatttccatcaATATAGCTAACTCGGTATTTAATTTACAAGACTGCGTGCGTGTTATAACTAATGTAGCCATGTGGAAGAAAGTTGGGGTAGGGACTGGCGATgacacgtgccccccccccaaaggcgCGTAGCCGAGGGAGGCGAAGGggtcagccgccccccccccttgagcatatttttaaaatttttttttaaagtttttatgatatcgctagtattttcaaaagagaaaatgctaagatgcaactgtcaaggtctgggaagtgccatttccagcgatctggcaggcattttcagccaaaatgttcttgtacgcttcgcgccaaatatggtggcgctacgcttagatagtttgcaatgccgaatctacagtttcgcccctcccttggcaaattcctggttACAcgcctgcccccacccccccctcccaatggccATGTATATATCAACACAcatcaaacattttcaaatacataATTATGATACCAGCTGATCAAATGTGGGAAATATACGTACATATCCTATGTTTCTATATTGACCAAAAAGGAGATGTTGTGTTTTCATTAAAGGCAACAATCAAGATACCCACGACGCACGGAACTTTGACTAAAAATATCAATAACTGAAccgaagttaactttttcaaagaaaTCTCGTTCTATGTATAATTTTTAGTCTTGTCCATTACGTCCCTGAATATTTCAgcagggcgggggggggggggggctttctcTTCTCCCCCTTTAAACTCTGTTGTACCCTGCAAACTAAGATTGTTCTACTGACATTATCAACGATTGACTGGACATTTGAAACGGAAATTCAATAACTTCTTTAGCCACTACATAATTAATGAACTAGATATAACCATCGGTGGATAGGCTAGACATTTTCGTGCTAACTATTGTAGCTTGCGAACATGTAGAAGTCTTCTTAATATTCTTTCTAGTGTTACGCTTTGTTATGAAAATGACAATTACTAAACAACCAATGAATATGATCATAAGTAGGAACAGAAGTGCCAGACTTATCCAGACGACAGGCTTGCTTGTTGATGATTGGCTACCCACAGGACAGATGGAATCTTCAGTAATGTCGGTCAGGGCTTTTGCTCTTAGTTCAGCCGGTTCTTGACACTGTGTAAACGAGTATGGAATGCAATTTGTTCTCCCAAGTTGTAACATCCACTCTCTCAACCATATAATGTCACAGCCACAAGATAGATAGTTGAATGAAAGGCAAATACCGGAAATGGGTGGCATAAAGTCCAGCATCCCTTGCCCGAGAGTGGTTAAGGAATTTCCAGATAAGTCTATATACTGCAGTTCGTTCTGAGTACTAAATGCAGATGGATGTATACTGGTTAATCCGTTCCACTCTAGATGGATCTCCCGTAATCTTGCATTGCTCGATAGCATTTTGTCATCTATGTAACTGATGTGGTTATAGCCAACATATATGATTTCCAGATTAGGTAAATTTCGCAAGACGGACTCTCGTAATCTGGTGATATTTTTATATTCTAAATTGAGGTATTTCAAACTGGTGGTTTCTTTATACACAGCAGTCGCTTGATTTTGGAACAAAGTTTCGTTGAAACTCATCGATGTGTCACCTAGGTGTAATCTCTCTAAggattgaaaagaaagaaaaaatcccGCCTCCAACTTGAGATCACTATTGCTTTGAAGGTCAAGTTCAGAAACTTCGTTCATTTGCCCAAGGGAATAACTTCCAAAACTCAACAGATTGTTTCCATAAAGTTCAATTTTTGTCAGCATATTATTCGATAATGCTTTGTCTTCGATTATCGAAAGGTGACTGTTGTAAGTTATGCTTACATGTCGAAGTTTTTGTAAATAGTTAAGATCAGTGTTACGCAACATGGAGATGTTCGTATCTGAAATATCCAGGAATGTCGTCTCTACTGGCAGATCGATCGGAACTCGGTGTAGATCGGATCCGGTACAATGAGCTATGACATCATCATTCTCTTCGTAACAGTAACATGATACAGGGCAGTCATATGATATTATGTCTTCAGACGGTGAGTTTGTGGTCGCTGATTGGACTCCTAATTCCTGCGTTGTTAAGGAACAAATCACCAGAGAGTATATGACCAGTAATAGATGGGAAGGACCAATCATCGCGGAACAGTACATAACGCAGAGGAGACCAATAATCGATGAACTGGACATAcaggataccgataaatctGTACGGATTACAACAAAGCAAACTTATTAGTGTTCaataaaaaaatgacaaaaacataTTCGGAGAGTTTTATTTGAACAATATCGTAAGAGTGatgcatattaatatataactcACATCTCAAGGGTGGATGGAGGGGTAGGAGGGGATGGGGTCATTCCTCGATAAAGGAACATGTCGACTCTAAACGTAAGC contains these protein-coding regions:
- the LOC139973424 gene encoding uncharacterized protein, translating into MSSSSIIGLLCVMYCSAMIGPSHLLLVIYSLVICSLTTQELGVQSATTNSPSEDIISYDCPVSCYCYEENDDVIAHCTGSDLHRVPIDLPVETTFLDISDTNISMLRNTDLNYLQKLRHVSITYNSHLSIIEDKALSNNMLTKIELYGNNLLSFGSYSLGQMNEVSELDLQSNSDLKLEAGFFLSFQSLERLHLGDTSMSFNETLFQNQATAVYKETTSLKYLNLEYKNITRLRESVLRNLPNLEIIYVGYNHISYIDDKMLSSNARLREIHLEWNGLTSIHPSAFSTQNELQYIDLSGNSLTTLGQGMLDFMPPISGICLSFNYLSCGCDIIWLREWMLQLGRTNCIPYSFTQCQEPAELRAKALTDITEDSICPVGSQSSTSKPVVWISLALLFLLMIIFIGCLVIVIFITKRNTRKNIKKTSTCSQATIVSTKMSSLSTDGYI